In Chitinophagaceae bacterium C216, the genomic stretch TTCTTACGAACACAAGCCTTATCGAAAAGTAATGATGAATACTTGGGGCGCTAAAGTAATTCCCTCTCCTTCTGAGTTTACCGAAGCGGGCAGAAAGATTTTGGCAGAAGACCCTAACAGTCCCGGCTCTTTAGGCATTGCAATTTCTGAAGCAGTAGAAATGGCGGCCCAGCGCGAAGACACCAAATATGCATTGGGAAGCGTATTGAACCATGTATTGCTGCATCAAACCATTATCGGACTAGAAGCCTATAAACAACTGGAGAAAGCAGGAGATTTACCAGACGTGGTGATTGCACCCTTCGGGGGAGGCTCCAATTTTGCGGGCCTTTCTTTCCCGTTCCTACGTCTCAATTTTGATGAAGGCAAAAAAATTCGTTGTATCGCTAGCGAACCCACTTCTTGTCCGAAACTTACGCGTGGTGTATTCCGTTATGATTTTGGCGATACTGTAGGCATGACTCCTTTATTACCTATGTATACGTTAGGCCACAATTTTGTGCCGGCGCCTATTCATGCAGGGGGATTGCGTTATCATGGAGCAGGAGCCATCGTAAGTCAGTTACTGAAAGATGGATTGATCGAGGCTCAGGCACACGATAACGTTGAGGTTTTTGAAGCCGGTATCAAATTTGCTAAAGCCGAAGGTATCATTCCTGCTCCTGAAGCTACACATGGTATCGCCACAGTTATCCGAGAAGCGGAGCGCTGCAAACGCGAAGGCAAAAGCGAAACCATTTTATTCAACCTTTGCGGACATGGTAATTTTGATATGAAAGCCTATCAGGATTATTTCGAAGGTAAAATTGTACGTCATGAACTTACAGACGAAGACATTCAAAAATCACTGGCAGCACTGGATACTCCTGTTATAGGATAATGTCGCAGCTTATTCAAATAAAAAGCGAGCTTTAACGGCTCGCTTTTTATTATCTGCATTTGTCATGCTCTTTGTAAAAGTTGTTTCACTCGGTTCACAATCGTTCCATTTTGAAAATATGGGTAAATGTTTTTCCCAGGACAATTTGTAATCTTACTATAGTCACGGTGAGTGGCAATATTATCGGGACTGATGTTGTATTTTATGCAGAAATGCACAATTAAATTAGTAAGAACATCCACTAAATGCGGCGTTAGCTCCTGACGTTCATAATTTCCCAGAAAACAAATGAGCAGATGACCGGTAGGGTCATATTCTGTGTTCGTTTCTCCAACAGTTAACGGATCGCGCCCTTCGTATACAGTGCCATCAGGAGCAATTAAATAGTGATATGGAATATCCGCCCAGTTGCGATCGGGCCCCATACACCACGTCTGAACATTTTTCAATCTAATGGTTGCATCAGCCGTATCGGCCAATACTTTACCTCCCTCGTGATGAACAGTAATACGCACAGGCTGGTGCTTTTTATAGGGTTTTGGAGTGCTGGCATGGCTACTTCGTGGCATAATTCGTACAACATTGGGGAATACTTCATGCTTTTCACTTTCATTGCCACAGCGATCTACTGCCGAAACAGCAACGCCATTAAGTGTTTGTCCATCTTTTACAGCAGATAATGTTACTGTATTATTTATCTTACTAAGAATCTGATACTCCCATTTACTTCCATACTTGCAATATACAACCCAAAGAAAAACGTCATTAGGATCACTGTGCGTCCAAGAAGCGGTCACACTGTCTGCTGTTTTACTTAACGTAACGGAAGGTGCTAACGGGGGCTGATTATCAAGCCAAGGACTGGCAGGAATTAAAGCTTGTTTTTGGTACGGACCTTCCTTCAAGGCTTTTGTTAAACCGGGGTTTCTGGTAACAGAAGAAATACTCCAATGAATCACACCGCTACTTTTAGGCAACATGCCGCGAGCAATCATAATCTGATTTAACACCTCTGTTGTGTTACGTACGCTGGTATCTCTTCCTACACTAATGCCTGGCCACAAGTGTCTTTTCATCGTATTTTCACGTGCCCACCATCCCAATAATACGGGATAACTTTGTCCATACCGTGTAATAGGCCAATACAGTTGGGGAGCGAAGTAATCCACCCATCCTTTATTCCACCATAATTTGGCATCTGCATATAAAACATCGTATTGATCAAACCCCTCTACCGACTCTGGATAACCCGGTCTCCAGATACCAAAAGGACTTAGTCCGAATTTTACATGCTTCTTCTCTTTCTTTATTTCTGTGTACACACGCTGAATAAATTTGTTGACACTTTCCCTGCGCCAATCTCCTCGAGAAAGGGTGCCGCCTGATTGTTGATAACGTTTCCAGCTTACACTATCGGGAAAGTCTTCGTTATTATTATAGGAAGGATAAGGATAAAAATAGTCGTCAAAATGTACACCGTCAATATCGTATCGTTTTACAATATCCATTATCACGTTTACTCCATGATCTTGTGTTTCTTTCAATGAAGGATCGAACCACCAGTAACCTTCTTTAAGATGTACGACCAACTCGGGCTTTTTCTTTACAATAGAATGCTCACTTACTGGTCCGCCTGAAACATGGTGGGCTCGATAAGGATTTAGCCATACATGCAGCTCCAATCCGCGCTTGTGCGCTTCTTCAATCCAGAACTCCAGCGGATCGTAATACGGATCGGGAGCTTTTCCCTGCTCTCCGGTGAGGTAGTAGGACCACGGCTCTAACGAGCTTTTATACAAGGCATCGGCCTGCGGTCTTACTTGAAAAATCACAGCATTAAAATGATTGGCCTTAAGAAAATCAAGCAACGCAATAGCTTCCTGCTGCTGCTGTGCAGTAGAGAGTCCGGGCTTACTCGGCCAGTTGATATTCGCTACCGTAGCTACCCAGGCGGCACGAAACTCTCTAGGTGCCGAAGGTATGGCTGATGAATGTTGAACCGCAATAGATGCTTCTTTATTTTTTGTTTTGCCCGAAGAGGCGCAACCTGCAGCCATCAGCCACAAAAAGGCGATTAGGGGGAAGTATCTCATGTGCATATGCTTAAAGTAAAGGCTAAATTTATCGTTTTTATTAAAAAAAAGCGCTAATAGCCTATGACAGTTTATCCTCTTCATCGCGCAGCATTAGCCCTCCCAGAGCTTTAAATAATAATACATATAGCTTTGCTTGCTGTAGCTGATAATCCACTAAAAGTAAATCTGCATCCAGTTTATTTTTTTGAGATGTTAACAACTCAAGATAATTTGCAAACCCCGTGGTATATAAATCGTTTGAAATATGAATGGCCGAATCAAGATAAAGACTTTCTTGTTGTTTTAATGCCAAAATTTTTTCATATTGTCGAGCTTGGCCAATAATTGATTGTAATTCATTGTAAGAACGCGTAACAGCTTGCTGATATTTATAGAATGCTATCTGTTGTTCGTAATTGCGAATAGCAAACTGGCTTGCTAATTGTTTTTGTTGAAAAACAGGCATTGTTATGTTTCCTAATAATTGCCAAGCCATTGATGCCGGATTAATAAAGGTAGCTGCAGAAAAAGAGTTTAGCCCCCAGTAGCCGCCTAATTCTAGTCGAGGAAACATAGCTGAACGGGCTGCTTTGGCGTCTGCATGACTGGCTTGCAACTGATAATATGCTTGCTGTACATCAGGACGCTTGTGAATCAAATCTTCCAGATGTCTCAAATGCGTAAGCCATTCATGAGAAATATTTTTAAATGTAGTGTCGAATAATATATCTCCTTCGTACTCACCTATTAGACTCAGCAGCGCTCTCTCTGTTCTGATTTTTTCAGCGCGTACTTCTTCAAGATGGGCCTCACTATTCACAACGCTAGCCTGAAACTGCTTTACCGGCAACTCGGTAACCTTACCCACCTCACGTTGTATTTTAATAATGTTCAGAATTTCGTTTTGCAGAGTAACGTTTCTTTGCAAAATCTTTTCTTTATTATCGAGTGCAATCAAATCAAAGTATAAATCGGCAACTTGTCCCAGAATTTCATTTTGCATCAGCCGTAGCCCTTCTTTTGTAGAAAAATATTGCATTTGAGCCGATTCTTTCAGTTGTTTCAATCTACCCCACAAGTCAATTTCCCAACTTGTTTTTAAACCCAGCCAATGGTTGGGCGTAGGATTAGTTTTAATTTTCTGATCTTCTTCGATATTATCAGATAGGTTTGTATCAAAATTTCCTACACCTTCCATGGTATACTTACCATATTTAGTTCCAGAAGTTAGGGCATCTATACTTAAAATAGGAAAGAATGCTTTTCTACTTTGTTGTAGTACTGTACTCGCAATCCAAACATTTTGTTGGAGAATATGAATGTCTGGATTGTTTTTTTGTGCTTTCTTCAATAGTTGTATTAAATAATCATCTTTAAAAAATTGTTTTAATGTTAAGTCAGGAATATCCTGTGTAGTAGTTTGAGTTTCATGAGAAGGAATCTCCTTCAGTTGTGGAATTTGGGCTACTTGTGGTGTTTTACACCCCATTGTAACCATCCACAGTATACAATAGGCACTTCCAATATATGTATAAACATTACGTTTCATGTTTTATTCTTTCCGAGTTTTTGTTTTAAAAAATTCTGGCTTAAGGCAACTATCTTTTATTCTTGAAATCGTTAATTTTTATCTAAGCATTTGTTGCTCTCTATTTTTTTGGGGAAGCAAATAGATAGTATAATCCCGGAATCACTAACAGTCCGAAAACAGTTCCTATAATCATTCCTCCTGCCGCAGCAATACCGATACTACGATTACCCATAGCCCCAGCGCCCGTGGCTATACACAACGGAATCAATCCGGCTACAAAAGCAAAGGATGTCATTAAAATCGGTCTTAATCGAGATTTGGTTCCTTCGATGGCCGCCTGTAGTACTGCAACACCTTCTTTTTGACGCTGTAATGCAAATTCCACCACCAGAATAGCATTCTTACTAAGAAGCCCTATCAACATTACCAGTGCTACCTGAGCATAAATGTTATAATCTAGTCCTGTTAGCTTCAAAAACATTAACGCACCCAACATACCAGGTGGTAGGCTCAATAATACTGGAAATGGTAACAAGAAGCTTTCGTATTGTGCCGCTAGTAATAGGTATACGAAAATCAATACAATAGCATAGATGAATAATGTTTGATTTCCGGACAGAATTTCCTCTCTGGTCATTCCACTCCATTCGATGCTGTAACCACGGGGAAGAGTATTTCGAGAAATGCGCTCTACTTCTGCTATAGCGTCGCCGCTACTATATCCTTTAGCTGCTTCGCCATTGATCATGGCCGATGTATACATATTATAACGAGTAAGTACGTCTGGCCCTAGCACAGGTTCGATTTTGCAGAAAGTAGAAAATGGCACCATTTCTCCATGCTCGTTCTTTACATATAGCCTCAAAATATCATTGACATTTTTTCGATATTGTGGATCGGCCTGCACCATTACCTTGTACATCTGTTTAAAGCGAATAAAGTTGGTAGCATAATAGCTTCCGAGAAAGGTTTGTAAGGTGCGCATAGCATTTTCTACATAAACTCCTTTTTTTGCAGCTAGGTCATAATCTACGTGAATGAGATATTGAGGGTAGCTCGCATCAAAACTGGTAAAGGCTCCCTGTATCACCGGGCTGCTGTTGAGAGAATCCACAAATTGCTGCACAACTTCACTTATTTCACTTATTGATGCACCACTACGGTTATTGAGCCGTAATTCAAAACCACTTGTATTACCAAAACCAGGAACAGTGGGGGGGGCAAATATTTCAATCTTGGCATCTGTAATATTTCGTACATTCTGATTGAGCTCAGCAATAACATCGTTTACAGATACCGAGCGTTCTCCCCATGGTTTCAGATTAATCATCGCCATACCATAATTAGCACCAGCTATCTCTGTTACGATGCTGAAGCCGGCCAATGTAGTTATATTATCAACTGCGGGATTTTTCTTACTGATTTCGGTAATCTGTGTGAGTATATCCTCTGTGCGGCTCACGGTGGCTCCTTGAGGAGTGGTGACGCTTACATATATCATTCCCTGATCTTCCATTGGAATAAAGCCAGAAGAGATGAGCTTGTTCATTCCTACAGTGAGAACAATCAATAGTACTGTAGCTAATATAGTCACCGATTTTTTGGGAGCCCATTTTCTTAGAAAACGACTGAATTTAACTGTAAGTCCATCAAACGCTTTATTGAAGCCAGCAAAGAACTTTCCAAGAACGCCTTGTGCTAAGTGATTATTATGAGGCTTCAGCAGTATAGCACATAAAACAGGGGTTAAGGACACCGCATTAATACCGGAGATAATAATAGATACTGCTAATGTAAGGGAGAACTGTCGGTAAAACACACCCACAGGACCCGATAAAAACGCCACAGGAATAAATACTGCCGACATAACAATCGTAATGGCGATGATAGCTCCTCCAACTTCTTTCATTGCGGCAGCAGTGGCTTCGGGTGGAGATAACTTACCTTCAGACATTTTTACGTGAACAGCTTCCACCACTACGATTGCGTTGTCCACTACGATTCCTATTGCCAGTACCAATGCAAATAAAGTAAGCAGGTTAATGGAGAATCCCATTAAGGACATAAAAGCAAAAGAACCTATCAATGCAACAGGAACTGCTAATATAGGAATCAGCGTCGAACGCCAATCCTGTAGGAAGATAAATACAACCAAAGCCACTAGAATAAATGCCTCGATAAGCGTACGAATTACTTCATGGATAGAAGCATCCAGAAATCGGCTAACATCATAAGCCATATTGTAATCCATGCCTGGCGGAAAAGAAGTTTTTTTAAGTTCCTCCATCTTTTCCTTTACCAGCTCAATTACATCACTAGCATTGGATCCCGGTCTTTGTTTCAGCATGATGGAGGCCGAAGGACTTCCATCGGTTTTTGAAATCATTCCATAGCTTTGTGCGCCGAACTCGATATTGGCTATATCGCTTAATTTTAAAATCGAACCATCGGGTTGTGAGCGAATAGGAATTTCTTCATATTGTTCCGGAGTGGAGAACTTTCCGGTATATTTAAGAACATACTGCAACTGCGTTCTTTCTTTTCCTGACTCTTCACCAATTTTTCCTGGAGCTGCAGCAACGTTCTGTCGCTGAAGTGCATTGATTACTTCATCGGTAGATACATTATACGCCAGCATTTTGTCGGGATGCAACCACACACGCATCGAATACTCCTTTTGACCCATAATCTCGGCTCTACCGACACCATCGATGCGTTTTAATTCCTGCAAAATGTTTATATCGGTAAAGTTGTAAATGAACTGTTCGTCCATGGTAGAGTCTGTACTGATGATATTGAGATACATCAGCATACTGTTCACTTCTTTTTCCGTGGTTACTCCCGCTCGTGTTACTTCTTCCGGTAGCTCGTCTAATATGGTTGTAACTCGGTTTTGCACATTTACTGCCGCAGCATCAGGATCAGTACCAACTTCAAAGAATACCTGAATCATCACTTTACCATCGTTGCTGGTAACGGTGGTCATGTAGGTCATTCCCGGCACACCGTTAATGGCGCGTTCTAACGGTAAGGCTACTGCCTCTGCAGCAACTTCTGCATTTGCCCCCGTATACGTAGCATTCACGACAACCGAAGGCGGCACAATATCCGGAAACTGCGTAACCGGTAAGCGAAACAGCGCCAATAATCCAATTAATACTATGAATATGGAGATCACCAGAGACAGGACTTTCCGTCTCAAAAACATTTGAATCATCGTCTACTTTCAGTTTTACTTAAAAAAAAAGGAAATGCAAAGCGCCGCTGACGCTTTCAGAAACACTATTCATTCGCTCAATTATTAAAAAGAATAAGCTTTGGGTTTTATAACATCGCCTTCGCGAAGGGTTTGGATTCCTTCATATACAATGAGCTCGTTACCATTCAGGCCGGCATCCACAATGTAAACCCCATCAAGTGTTGCGCCTAAAACTACATGGTGCATTTTTACTTTATTGTCTTGGCTTACAAGAAACACATAGTTTTTGTCCTGAATGGAGAAAACAGATTTGTGTGGAACTAGAATGGCTTTTTCTTGAGTTTTGGAAAGAAGTAGTTTTCCGGATGTTCCGTGTTTGATTAACCCATCTGGGTTAGAAAATTTTGCTTTAAAAGCAATAGAACCTGTAATGCGGTCAATTTCGCTCTCAGCCTTATGCAGTTCTCCCTTATAACGATACACCTCTCCATTAGGTAGCTGTAATTGAATCCGCTGAGCAAAAATACTTTCATTATTACCTAAAAGCTCGAAATATTCATCTTCCGGAATAGAAAAATACGCATAAACATGGGATAGGTCGGAAATGGTAGTAAGTAAATCACCTTCATTAACCAAACTTCCTTCTTTAAAAGGAATACGATCTATCACACCGTTGAAAGGAGCAGTAATGGTTGTAAAATTTATTTTTTGCTGAATGGCGTGCTGTTCAGCTTTCGCCAGATTCTTTTGAGCCAAGGCAGATTCATATTTCGCTTGGGCAATATCCAATTCACTTTTGGCAACTATTTTTTTATCGAATAAGGCTTTTATCTGCGAAAGCTCCACCTGAGCCATTTTTACAGCCGCTTCGGCCGCATGATAAGCTGCATTAGTTTTTTCAAGTTCCACACGCAATACATCATCATTGATTTTAAAAAGTGGCTGCCCTTTTTGCACGTGTTGCCCTTCACTGACTAATACGGCTTTAATTAAGCCACTTACTCTTGCATGTACCCGAACATTTTTAGCAGCTTCAATATTTGCCACATACGTTTTGCTGATTACAGTATCTCTGGGTTCAACTCTTATGACAGGAAAATCTCTTAACTCGGAAGAAGTCTGTGTAGCATTTGATGAGCACGCAGCAATTACTATACTGATAAATACTATATATACTATATATCTCAATTCCATTTTATAGAACTTTTAAGTGATGATAAAAACAAATCCCTCCACTCGAAGACACAAAAAGAACGCATCTTCTTTTTCGAATGGCAAACAAATCTTTAGCTAAAATGAAGAGAATAGACAATCCCGAAATAAACGGTTCTAAACAAGAAACTTCAAAATGGAAGAGATATCAGTATAGATAATACAAGTATAAAATACCATATCCGGCTTTCTGTTGCGGCTTAGAGTGATATACCGGATGCTGCAGTGATTTATTTCCGATTATCAATGCATTCAGATAATCGGCCCCGCTATTCTGATGAATAGCATTAAATTGAAAATAATTTCGAATGCGTTGTTGAACAATTATGGCATCAAGAACATCGCCATCAGCATCTTGTAATTTTTGAACGACAGAAACATGAAACGATACGTCGTCGTTTTCTACACATCCGGTTAGTGAGTCGCTTGCCTGTAAAATATTTAAAGCGCTGACAAAACCGGTAAATAAAAA encodes the following:
- the oprM_3 gene encoding Outer membrane protein OprM, encoding MKRNVYTYIGSAYCILWMVTMGCKTPQVAQIPQLKEIPSHETQTTTQDIPDLTLKQFFKDDYLIQLLKKAQKNNPDIHILQQNVWIASTVLQQSRKAFFPILSIDALTSGTKYGKYTMEGVGNFDTNLSDNIEEDQKIKTNPTPNHWLGLKTSWEIDLWGRLKQLKESAQMQYFSTKEGLRLMQNEILGQVADLYFDLIALDNKEKILQRNVTLQNEILNIIKIQREVGKVTELPVKQFQASVVNSEAHLEEVRAEKIRTERALLSLIGEYEGDILFDTTFKNISHEWLTHLRHLEDLIHKRPDVQQAYYQLQASHADAKAARSAMFPRLELGGYWGLNSFSAATFINPASMAWQLLGNITMPVFQQKQLASQFAIRNYEQQIAFYKYQQAVTRSYNELQSIIGQARQYEKILALKQQESLYLDSAIHISNDLYTTGFANYLELLTSQKNKLDADLLLVDYQLQQAKLYVLLFKALGGLMLRDEEDKLS
- the bepG gene encoding Efflux pump membrane transporter BepG — its product is MIQMFLRRKVLSLVISIFIVLIGLLALFRLPVTQFPDIVPPSVVVNATYTGANAEVAAEAVALPLERAINGVPGMTYMTTVTSNDGKVMIQVFFEVGTDPDAAAVNVQNRVTTILDELPEEVTRAGVTTEKEVNSMLMYLNIISTDSTMDEQFIYNFTDINILQELKRIDGVGRAEIMGQKEYSMRVWLHPDKMLAYNVSTDEVINALQRQNVAAAPGKIGEESGKERTQLQYVLKYTGKFSTPEQYEEIPIRSQPDGSILKLSDIANIEFGAQSYGMISKTDGSPSASIMLKQRPGSNASDVIELVKEKMEELKKTSFPPGMDYNMAYDVSRFLDASIHEVIRTLIEAFILVALVVFIFLQDWRSTLIPILAVPVALIGSFAFMSLMGFSINLLTLFALVLAIGIVVDNAIVVVEAVHVKMSEGKLSPPEATAAAMKEVGGAIIAITIVMSAVFIPVAFLSGPVGVFYRQFSLTLAVSIIISGINAVSLTPVLCAILLKPHNNHLAQGVLGKFFAGFNKAFDGLTVKFSRFLRKWAPKKSVTILATVLLIVLTVGMNKLISSGFIPMEDQGMIYVSVTTPQGATVSRTEDILTQITEISKKNPAVDNITTLAGFSIVTEIAGANYGMAMINLKPWGERSVSVNDVIAELNQNVRNITDAKIEIFAPPTVPGFGNTSGFELRLNNRSGASISEISEVVQQFVDSLNSSPVIQGAFTSFDASYPQYLIHVDYDLAAKKGVYVENAMRTLQTFLGSYYATNFIRFKQMYKVMVQADPQYRKNVNDILRLYVKNEHGEMVPFSTFCKIEPVLGPDVLTRYNMYTSAMINGEAAKGYSSGDAIAEVERISRNTLPRGYSIEWSGMTREEILSGNQTLFIYAIVLIFVYLLLAAQYESFLLPFPVLLSLPPGMLGALMFLKLTGLDYNIYAQVALVMLIGLLSKNAILVVEFALQRQKEGVAVLQAAIEGTKSRLRPILMTSFAFVAGLIPLCIATGAGAMGNRSIGIAAAGGMIIGTVFGLLVIPGLYYLFASPKK
- the trpB_1 gene encoding Tryptophan synthase beta chain, which produces MKTRKITLSEQEIPEHWYNIVADMPNKPLPPLHPGTKEPIGPEALAPLFPQELIQQEVSTEKWISIPEEVRNIYSIWRPTPLFRAYELEKALDTPAKIYYKYEGVSPAGSHKPNTAVPQAYYNMKEGVKRITTETGAGQWGSALSFACNIFGLECEVYMVKLSYEHKPYRKVMMNTWGAKVIPSPSEFTEAGRKILAEDPNSPGSLGIAISEAVEMAAQREDTKYALGSVLNHVLLHQTIIGLEAYKQLEKAGDLPDVVIAPFGGGSNFAGLSFPFLRLNFDEGKKIRCIASEPTSCPKLTRGVFRYDFGDTVGMTPLLPMYTLGHNFVPAPIHAGGLRYHGAGAIVSQLLKDGLIEAQAHDNVEVFEAGIKFAKAEGIIPAPEATHGIATVIREAERCKREGKSETILFNLCGHGNFDMKAYQDYFEGKIVRHELTDEDIQKSLAALDTPVIG
- the bepF gene encoding Efflux pump periplasmic linker BepF encodes the protein MELRYIVYIVFISIVIAACSSNATQTSSELRDFPVIRVEPRDTVISKTYVANIEAAKNVRVHARVSGLIKAVLVSEGQHVQKGQPLFKINDDVLRVELEKTNAAYHAAEAAVKMAQVELSQIKALFDKKIVAKSELDIAQAKYESALAQKNLAKAEQHAIQQKINFTTITAPFNGVIDRIPFKEGSLVNEGDLLTTISDLSHVYAYFSIPEDEYFELLGNNESIFAQRIQLQLPNGEVYRYKGELHKAESEIDRITGSIAFKAKFSNPDGLIKHGTSGKLLLSKTQEKAILVPHKSVFSIQDKNYVFLVSQDNKVKMHHVVLGATLDGVYIVDAGLNGNELIVYEGIQTLREGDVIKPKAYSF